From Kitasatospora sp. MAP12-44:
GAGCCAGAATCCGCTGAGGAGACCTGCGATCGCGAGGACCTTGTGCCGGTTCTGCTTCCACCATGACGGTGTTCCCGCCGCCATGAAGCGCAGTTGCGTGTACTCGGGATGCGCGCTGGGCGGCGCGTCCTTGAACAGTCCCATTGTCTGGTGAACCTCCTCTCCCCATCGGGAGGTTCACGACCATAGGGCCCGCGCTGCCTTGATCGCAGAGATTTAATCCCCGCAGCGCCGCGGGCCGACCGGCATCACGACACCGGTCGGCCCGCGCGGCAAAGCCGGCTGGTAGCTAGCTACCTAGATCAACGTGCTCCAGTACGACCAGAAGCGGTTGAGCACCAGCAGCAGGATCCCCGCGTACCAGAGCACCGGCACCACCCAGTGGTAGCGGTTGAGTTCGCGGACCACCGGCTGCAGGCGCCGGCCGACCGGGATCACCCCGGTGCGCAGGTTGTGCAGGGTGGTGTACCAGAAGAGCGTGATCGTCGCGGCCCAGACCACCATGCAGTACGGGCAGACCGCGCCGATCGAGTAGAGCGTCTGCCCGATCAGCCAGTGGATCAGCACGATGCCGAAGACCGTGCCGGCCTGCAGCCCGAGCCAGTACCAGCGCCGGTACCGGGCGCCGCCCAGCACGCCGACGCCGGTCGCCACCACCACCGCGAAGCCGATCAGGCCCAGCAGCGAGTTGGGGAATCCGAAGACCGAGGCCTGCGCGGTGCGCATCACCGAACCGCAGCTGATGATCGGATTGATGTTGCAGCTCGGAACGTAGTTCGGGTTCTGCAGCAGTTTGATCTTGTCAGTGGTCAGCACGAACGCGGCGGCCAGGCCCACGGCCCCGGCCACGCACAGCACCCACGCGTAGCCGCGCGACGGCGCCGCGGGCGCGGCAGCAGCCGTACGGGCGGGCACGACGGCCTCGGTGCCGGCCTCGGTCTCGGATCTCATCGTCAGCCGCCTATCTGCTGCTTGATCATGGCCGTGTACTGGTCCGGGGTGATCGGGCCGCTGTTGCCGAAGACGTTCAGCGCCTTGCCGTCGAGCTTGAGGGTCGGGGTGCCGGTGACGCCGCTGGTGTTGAACTGCGCGGCGACCTTCTGGGCCCACGGCATATACGTGTTCGCCTTGACGGCGGCGGTGAAGGCGTCCATGTTCAGACCCGGCACCTTGGCGGCCAGGCTGATCAGGGTGTTGACGTTGCCGAAGCCGTCGGTCTGCTCGTCGGGCTGGTTGGCGTAGAGGACGTCGTGGAACTTCTTGAAGTCGTCCACGCTCTGGTTCAGCGCCGCACCGGCCGCGGCCAGGGCGTTGATCGAGCCGGTGCCGCCCAGGTTGTCGTCCAGGAAGGCGGCGACGTGGTAGTCGATCTTGTACGTGCCGTTGTCCGCGAGCTGCTGGACGGCCTGGCCGTCGGTGGTCTCGAACTTCTGGCAGATCGGGCAGCGGAAGTCCTCGTACACCGTGAGGGTGTGCGCCGCGTCGGCCTTGCCGTAGGTGATCACCGTGCCGTCGCCGGTGGTGTTCGCCGGGGTCACCACCTGGGCGTTCGCGGCGGCCGAGGCGCTGCTGCCCGACTTCTTGCTCTTCGCGTCGTTGACCGCCCACACCGCGCCGCCCGCGATCGCGACCACCAGGGTGGCCGAGACGCCGAGGACGATCCGGCGCCGTATCGCCTCGGAGCGCTGCTCGCGCATCCGGGCCTCGTAGGCGCGCTGACGGCGGTCGTTCTGCTGCTCGGAGGGGTTGCCCGGCTTCGGGTTGTTCTTGCTGGGGTTGTTGCTCTTGGCGTTGTTGGCCATGGGAAAGCGTCGGTCCTGTCCGCGAAGGATGAGTGGGGGCCGGCGGCGCATGCTGCGGGCCGTCCCCGATCGCGGGGAGGGCTCAGCAGGCGAGCGCGTAGGCGGCCGGCGGACCCCGGCGGCGGGACGGGCCGAGCGGCAGGTCCTCGGCAGGCGCGTGCTCGGGCCGGGGCTCGGGCAGTGGCACGCCGGGCGAGGGACGGGCGGGCACCGGGGCGAGCAGCAGCAGCGCCAGCAGCCGGCCCGGGCTCAGCCGCGCCAGCGTGCGCAGCAGCTGCGGCAGCCGCGACAGCGCGGCCTCCGCCAGGCGCAGCCAGAGCGCGGCGAGCAGCGTGGCGGCCACGTGCACGGCCAGCAGCGCCAGCTCCACCAGGGCGGGTGCCAGGGTGAGCCCGGTGCCGTCGCCGGCGCCGACCGAGCCGCCGCCGCAGACCATCAGGTCCAGGCCGTGGGTGCGGGTCGGGCGGGGGCAGGCGTCCTGGCCGAGGTTGAAGGTGGTGTTGAGCAGCAGCTCGACGGGCAGGAAGAGCGCCGCGATCTGCAGGAACCCGCGCTCGGTGCCGGAGAGCAGCACGGCCAGCAGGAAGACCACCCCGCCGGCGGCGACCAGCAGGTTCACCGGCAGCGCACGGCCGGTGACCAGCACATGGCCCAGTGCGGACAGCGGAACGGCCAGCGTCGCGAACACCGTCGCGCGCAGAGCCCGGGTCACGCTGCTGCCTGTCACGTTTCGGAGTATGCCATGCGCATCCGGGCTAACACGAGGGTCCGTGAGCGAGCTCATGACACCTTCATCTTCGGGCTGATGTACGGGCTGATCGGCCTGCGCGCCGGGCCGGGGTGGCCCAGGATGGGCTCGACAGTGCTGTCGACTTCCCCGAGGAGTGCCCCGCGTGAGCACCGAGCCCAAGCCTGAGCACAAGCCCGAGCAGAAGTCCGAGCCGCAGCCCGAGCCGTACGACGTCGTGGTCCTGGGCGGCGGCCCGACCGGCGAGAACGTCGCCGACCGCACCCGGGCCGCCGGGCTGAGCACCGCCGTGGTGGAGAGCGAGCTGGTCGGCGGCGAGTGCTCGTACTGGGCCTGCATGCCGAGCAAGGCGCTGCTGCGTCCGGCTGCGGCCCTGGCGGCCGCGCAGGCCGTCGCGGGCTCGCGCGAGGCGGTGACCGGGACGCTGGACGCCGCGGCCGTGCTGGCCCGCCGGGACTCCTTCGCCTCGAACTGGAAAGACGACGGGCAGGTCTCCTGGCTGGAGGGGATCGGCGCGGTGCTGGTCCGCGGCCAGGGGCGGCTGGACGGCCCGCGTCGGGTGGTGGTCCGCACGCCGGAGGGCGGCACGCGGGTGCTCACCGCCCGGCACGCCGTCGTCGTCTGTACCGGCAGCCGCGCGCTGCTGCCCACGGACGTCCCGGGGCTGGCCGAGGCCGCGCCGTGGACCAGCCGGGAGGCCACCAGCTCCCCCGTGGTGCCGCGTCGCCTGGTGATCGTCGGCGGCGGGGTGGTCGGGGTGGAGATGGCCGCGGCCTGGCAGGCGCTCGGCTCGCGGGTGACGCTGCTGGTGCGCGGCGGGGGGCTGCTGCCGCGGATGGAGCCGTTCGCCGGGGAGCTGGTCGCCGCCGGCCTGACCGAGGCTGGTGTGATCATCCGCACGGGCGTCTCGGTGACCTCGGTGGAGCGCGAGGACGGCGTACTGACCGTCCGCCTCGACGCCGGTGACGGCCTGGAGGCCGAGGAGCTGCTCTACGCCACCGGACGCGCGCCGCGCACCGATGACCTGGGCCTGGAGACGGTGGGCCTGACCCCCGGCGCCTGGCTGGAGGTGGACGACAGCTGCGCGGTGCGCGGGGTCGAGGGCGACTGGCTGTTCGCGGCCGGGGACGTCAACCACCGCGCGCTCCTCACCCACCAGGGCAAGTACCAGGGCCGGATCGCGGGAGCGGCGATCGGCGAGCTGGCGCACCGCCGTCCGCTGGACACCGCCGCCTGGGGCGCGCACGTGGCCACCGCCGACGCGGCCGCCGTGCCGCAGGTGGTCTTCACCGAGCCGGAGGCCGCCTCGGTCGGGCTGACGGCGGCCGCCGCCGAACGGGCCGGGCTGCGGATCCGGGTGGTCGACTACGACCTCGGCCGGGTGGCCGGGGCGTCGCTGCAGGCCGACAACTACCGCGGCCAGGCCCGCATGGTGGTGGACGAGGAGCGCGGCTGCGTGGTGGGCGCCACCTTCGTCGGGCCCGGCGCGGGCGAGCTGCTGCACGCCGCGACGGTCGCGGTGGTCGGCCAGGTGCCGCTGGCCCGGCTCTGGCACGCGGTGCCGTCCTACCCGACGGTCGGCGAGATCTGGCTGCGGCTGCTCGAGACCTATCGGGACACCTCCCGGGACGCCGGGGACACCTCTCGGGACGCTGCGGAATAGCGGGCGGGCCTCGGGCTGTTCACGCCTGCATGACTACAGTCGAGCTCACCAAGGACAACTTCAACGACGTCGTGTCCAAGGACTCCTTCGTCCTGATCGACTTCTGGGCGTCCTGGTGCGGTCCCTGCCGCAACTTCGCCCCGGTCTACGACAAGGCTGCCGAGAACCACCCCGATCTGGTCTTCGGCAAGGTGGACACGGAGGCGCAGCAGGAGCTGGCCGCCACCTTCGAGATCACCTCGATCCCCACGCTGATGATCGTGCGCGAGGGCGTGGTGCTCTTCTCGCAGCCCGGCGCGCTGCCGGCGCCGGCGTTGGAGAAGCTGATCCAGCAGGCGAAGGCGCTGGACATGGACGAGGTGCGCAGCTCGGTGGCGGAGCAGAGCTCCTGAACCGCTGCTGAACCCCTAGCGCGGAGCAGAGAGCTGCTGAACCTCCAGGAGCAGAGCCGCTGAACCCCTGAGTGCTGAGCCGTGGGCGAGAATGTCCGATCTGTCTATCGACGCCCTACCGGACCGGCCCGCATAATCCTGGAGCATGCATGCCAAGTGCCGCCCGCCTCCGGCCCTCGTCTACGCTGGTTGACGTGCTTCTCCTAGTCAGCCGTCGCCACGTGGACCTGCTCCGCGTCACGAGCATGTCCTGTCGACGCTCCCGCTGACCCCTCACCCTCCCCTTTCAGGACCCCGGCCCCGGAAGCACGGCCCAACTCCGCCGCGCTTCCGGTGCTCCCGGCCACCGCCGGGACCGACCGGGCCTCACCCAGCGGATGTCACCCTCATGTCGCAGCAGCACACCTCCACGCAGCACACGTCCACGCAGCACACCTCCGCACCGGCCAACGAGCTTCCGGTGATCGACCTCTCCGCCGCCTCCGGCACCCCCGAGCAGCGTGCGGCGCTGCACGCGGACCTGCTCAAGGCGGCCACCGGGGTCGGCTTCTTCCACCTCACCGGTCACGGCATCACCGCCGCCGAGACCACGGACCTGACCAGCGCGATGCACGCCTTCTTCGCCCTCCCCGAGGCCGACCGGATGGCGATCAGCAACCTCAACTCACCGCATTTCCGGGGTTACACCAGGATCGGTGACGAGCGCACCGGCGGCCGCAGCGACTGGCGCGACCAGATCGACATAGGCGCCGAACTGCCCGCGCACCGCCCCGCCCCCGGTGAGCCCGACTACTGGTGGCTGGAGGGCCCCAACCAGTGGCCGGCCGGTCACCCCGAGCTGCGTGCCGCCGCCCTGCACTGGATCGAGCGGCTCAGCTCGGTCGCCGAGCTGCTGCTGCACGAGCTGCTGACCGCCATCGGCGCCCGTCCGGACTTCTACGACTACGCCTTCGCTGGCCACCCGCATCTGCGCCTCAAGCTGGTCCGCTACCCCGGCAGCGCCCCGAACGGCAACGGCCAGGGCGTGGGAGCGCACAAGGACTACGGGTTCCTGACCCTGCTGCTCACCGACAGCGTCCCCGGCCTGCAGGTGGAGCGCGCGGACGGCAGCTTCCTGGACGTGCCGTCGATGCCCGGCGCGTTCGTGGTCAACCTCGGCGAGCTGCTCGAAGTCGCCACCGACGGCTTCCTCAAGGCCACCAACCACCGGGTGGTCAGCCCGCCCGGGGGCCGCGAGCGCTACTCCGTGCCGTTCTTCTACAACCCGCGGCTGGACGCGCACATCGAGCCGCTGGACTTCCCGCACGCGCACCACGCGCCGGGCGCCACCGAGGATCCGGCCAACCCGCTCTTCGCCGAGTTCGGGCGCAACGAGCTGAAGGGATACCTGCGCGCCCATCCCGAGGTGGCCCGCCGGCACCACGCCGACCTGCTGGTCAGCTGATCCGGCCCTCGCGTCCCGGCCGTTGCCACATTTAGGGCTAGTGCCTCCTGGTGGGACAGTCACACTGCTACTGTCACAGCAGGACTGTCCCACCAGGAGGCGCCCCATGTCCGCGAACCGGCCGGCCGCGCCCCTGCGCCTGACGGTGGACGAACTCGCCGCCCGGGCCGGGGTGACCGTGCGGACCCTGCGCTTCTACAGCGGCCGCGGCCTGCTCCCACCCCCCGAGCTCGGCCCGCGCCGGGTCGGCCTCTACGGCGCCGAGCACCTGGACCGGCTGGAGCTCATCGAGGAGCTGCAGCGGCTCGGCCTCACGCTGGCCGCGATCGAGCGCTACCTCGACCAACTCCCGGACGACCTCAGCGCCTTGGACCTCGCCATCCACCGCGCGCTGATCGCGGTCTGGGCCCCGGAGACCGCCGAGCAGGCGAGCGTCGAGCAGCTCTCCCGCCGCACCGGACGCGAGCTCTCGCGCGCCGACCTGGACCAGCTGGTGGCCATGGGCGCCCTCCAACGGACCGACGACGAGGGCCTGTTCACCGTCGACCCCGGCCTCCTCCCGCTGGGCGCACGGGTGTTGGACCTGCCGATCCCGCTGGAGACCATCGTCACCGCCCGCGCCGTGGTCCGCCTGCACAGCCGAGCCGCCGCGCAGGAGCTGAACCGGCTGTTCCGCGAGACCGTCTGGAAGCCCTTCCGGGAGAGCGCGCCGGCCGCCGCCGAAGTCGACCGCATGCGCGAACTCACCGGCCAGATAGAGCCGTTGCTGACCCAGGCCCTGGTCACCGCGTTCCACCGCTCGCTGGCCGAACAACTGGCGGAGGGCAGCGGGTAGTCGGCAGCGCTTGATGGCGGAGGGGAAGGTTGCCGGGTCGGCACGGTGGGTAGCCACGGCGGGTAGCCTGCGCCAACTCCTGGACACCGCGCCTCCGGAAGGAACCCGACCCCGTGTCGTCCGCCCCGCTCGCCCTCACCCTGGCCAATCTGCTGCTCCGGCCGGGCTTCGGCTCCCGGCGCCTCCCCGACCGGACCTTCGACCGGCTCGTCGCCACGACCGGGCAGGCGGAGGGGGACCAGCAGTTCGTCGACGACTTCCGGTCGCTACTGCGCCACTGGGCGGGCGACGAGAACCTCACCCCGGTCGGCTGGGTGTCCGCGCAGGCGCACGTCCGCAGGCATCTCACCAACCGGACCCGGATCCGGCAGTTGATCGCCGAACACCCCGAGATCGAGCGGGAGCCCGTCGAGAAGCCGGTGTTCGTGGTGGGCCTGCCACGCACGGCCACCACACTCACCCACAGCGTGCTGTCCCTCTCGGACGAGCACCGCTGCCCGCTGCTCTGGGAGTTGCTCACACCCGACCTGGACGCGCCACCCCGGCAGCGGCAGCAGGCGGTGACCGCCGCGCGCCGGATGGTCGGCGGAATCGACCTGTTCGCCCCGCGCTTCCGCGACATCCACCCCCTGCACGCCGAGGGCCCCGACGAGTGCACCTTCGCGCTTCCGCACACCGTCATGCCGCTCTCCCAGGCCCGCATGCCCGAGTACCAGGCCTGGCACTACGAACGGGACTTCGTCCCCGACTACCGCCACCTCAAGCAGGTCTTCCAGGTGCTCCAGTACGGCCGTCCCCGACGCCGCTGGGTGCTGAAGTCCCCCATGCACCTGGAGAACCTCGACGCGCTGCGCACCGTCTTCCCCGACGCCACGATCGTGTGGACCCACCGCGACCCGGTCGCCGTCGTGCCGTCGTTCTGCAGCCTGGTCGAGCACGGCATGGCCATCACCGTCCGCCCCCTCGACCTGCACGGCATCGGCGCCACCTGGCTCGAACTGCTGAGCCGCTCGATGGCACGGGGTCTCGCGAGTCGGGCCGCGGTCCCCCGGGAGGCGCTGGTGGACGTCCCGTACTCCTGGCTCGGCACCGACCCGGCCGCGGGTGCCCCGAAGCTCTACGAGTCCATCGGCGCCCGATGGACCGCCGCCGACGCCGCCCGGCTCCCCGACGTCACCGCCCGCCCCAAGGGCACCCGCCCCCACCGCTACGACCTGGCGCGCTACGGCCTGACCCGCGCGGACGTCGAGTCGGCATTCGCCGACTACAACTCCCTGCGGGCCGAGGTCGACCAGGCCTGAGCTCTCTCCGCCGGCCGCTGGCCTTGTAGATTCCTGCTGTGACTGAAGACAGCAAGACGAGCGTGCGGCTCGCGGGCACCACGGACGCGGCGGCGATCGCCACCATCCACATGACCTCCCGTGCGGCGACCATGCCGTACCTGCCCCCGCAGAAGCGCACCCACGACCAGGTGACCCGGTGGGTCGAGGACGTCCTGCTCAAGGAGTCCCGCACCTGGGTCGCGGTGCGCGACGCGGAGATCCTCGGCTACGCCGCCGTCGAGGGCGACCTGCTCGGCTACCTCTACCTGCGCCCTGACACTCGCCGCCAGGGCGTCGGCACGCTGCTTCTGGAGGAGGTCAAGCAGCACAGCCCGGGCGGGGTGTCCCTGCACGTCTTCCAGCAGAACACCGAGGCCCGCGCGTTCTACGAGCACCACGGCTTCACGGTCCTCGACACCAACGACGGCGACCGCAACATGGAGAACCTCCCCGATATGACCCTCCGCTGGACACCCGACAACACGCGGTGAATGGTCAAGCGGTGGGGCGGACGGCGTGTACGAGGAGCTCCCGGCCGCCCATGGTGGAGGGCCGCCACTCGGCCCGGATGGCGGCGAATCCTCCACGTCCGGCAGCAGGTCCGCGTCGAACTGCGGCCCGGCGCTCCCGCCGTCGGGCAGCACCGCCCGTTCGAGTACGCCGAGCACCAGTCGGCCCCCCGGTCGCAGGACCCTCAGCACCTCAGCCAGCGAACCGACCCTGGGCTGCCAGAGCTGCGCACTGTTGGTCGCGAACACAGCGTCAAAAGCTGCGTCGTCCCACGGAAGTGCGGCAGCTGTGCCCTCCCGGAGCTCCACCCGCCCGCCGAACCGCCGGACCCGCCGCCGCGCCGCCGCCACCATGGCGGACGAGGGGTCGATGCCCGCGACCCGTACCTCCGGTGCTGTCCGCGCCAGGGCCACCAGCCCGACGCCTGGACCGAATCCGATCTCCAGCACCCGTTCACCCCGCACCGCAGCCACTTCGGCGACAACGGTCTCCACCTGGGACTTGTTGATCACCGCCATCAGCCCGCCGACCAGGCGGCCGACCACTCCCTTGGGCATCGCGAACTGCCGCGTGAGATCCATGGCCCTCAGCCTCGCATAGAAGGTGTCACCCCGGGCGACGGGCTTCGCGACGTGCAGGTATGCGCACGCCCAACGGCGCTCGCCGACGAGGGCGATGGCGCACGGGCAGAGCAACTGCGTGAGCGGGCCCAGGAGCTGGCGTTCTCCATGGCGCGCTGAGCGAGGCGAGTGCGGGCGGGCGGGCGGCCCGCATCGCGCCGGATCACCGCTGCGGTGTCACCCGGCGGCCGTATGCTGCGGGGATGATCAAGCCGATTGAACTGGTGATATTCGACTGTGACGGGGTGCTGGTCGACAGCGAGCGCATCGCCGCGCGCGTCCAGGTCGCGCTGGGGGCGGAACTCGGTTGGCCGCTGACCGAGGACGAGGTCATCGACCGGTTCATCGGACGCTCCAGTGTCTCCATCCGCGAGCAGGTCGCCGCGCGCCTCGGTGAGGAGACGGCCGCCACCTGGTGGGAACGCTTCGAACACCTCCACCGGGAGGCGGTGGACGCCGGGTTGTCCCCCATCGAGGGGCTGCCCGAGGCCCTGGACTCGATCGACCTGCCGACCTGCGTCGCCTCCAGCGGCTCCCACGAGAAGATGCGCCACACCCTCGGTCGTACCGGCCTGTACGAACGCTTCGCAGGTCGCATCTACAGCGCCAGCGAGGTCTCCCACGGCAAGCCTGCCCCTGACCTGTTCCTGCACGCCGCACGGCAGTTGGGCGTCGACCCGGCCGCGTGCGTGGTCGTCGAAGACAGCCGGCCGGGCGTCCAGGCGGCCCGCGCCGCAGGAATGCGAGCCTTCGGCTACGCGGGCGGGCTCACCCAGGCCGAGCAGCTCGAAGGACCCGACACCATCGTCTTCGACGACATGCGCAAACTGCCCGGCTTGATCGCCGAGCAGTAGCCGGGCTCGCCTCACAGGTCGCGGGCGATCTCGCAGATGAAGTCGGTAGCCAGTGGTCGTAGTCTCGACTGATCGGGAGTCGAGCCCGTGGATGGTGGCCAACAGCTGCGGGGAGGGGTGTCTGTGCTGCTGCGTGAGCGGATTCCAGTCGGTGGTTCGGCCAGGGTTTGGTGGGGGGAACTGCCAAGGAAGGAGCGGCTTCGGGTCATCAGTGAAGCCAGGCACAGTCGCGCGTACGACGATCAGCGAGTAGCCGCCATCGCGGTGGGCTGGGCATGGCAGGTCCTGGGACCGCCCGAGACACGACGGAAGCCCAGCTTGGAGCGGCTGCTCTTCATCCTCGACGTCCTGACGACCACCGCTGGCAGCACCACGGGGGTGGACATCTTCGACGGGTCCGCGACCTGGGACAGCAACCCATACGTCCGCAGCAGGGCCAAGCGGATCGAATCCGCGAACCCTGTCACGGACAAGTCCACCGTGACATGAGAAAGGCCCACTGACTGCCCGCACGCACTCTGTCGTGGTTCTGTCGCAATGCCGGCCCGCCACTGCCGGGAGGGTACGGCAGCGGGCTAGGTTCGCGTGGGG
This genomic window contains:
- a CDS encoding HAD family hydrolase, whose product is MIKPIELVIFDCDGVLVDSERIAARVQVALGAELGWPLTEDEVIDRFIGRSSVSIREQVAARLGEETAATWWERFEHLHREAVDAGLSPIEGLPEALDSIDLPTCVASSGSHEKMRHTLGRTGLYERFAGRIYSASEVSHGKPAPDLFLHAARQLGVDPAACVVVEDSRPGVQAARAAGMRAFGYAGGLTQAEQLEGPDTIVFDDMRKLPGLIAEQ
- a CDS encoding MerR family transcriptional regulator, with translation MSANRPAAPLRLTVDELAARAGVTVRTLRFYSGRGLLPPPELGPRRVGLYGAEHLDRLELIEELQRLGLTLAAIERYLDQLPDDLSALDLAIHRALIAVWAPETAEQASVEQLSRRTGRELSRADLDQLVAMGALQRTDDEGLFTVDPGLLPLGARVLDLPIPLETIVTARAVVRLHSRAAAQELNRLFRETVWKPFRESAPAAAEVDRMRELTGQIEPLLTQALVTAFHRSLAEQLAEGSG
- a CDS encoding 2-oxoglutarate and iron-dependent oxygenase domain-containing protein, which codes for MSQQHTSTQHTSTQHTSAPANELPVIDLSAASGTPEQRAALHADLLKAATGVGFFHLTGHGITAAETTDLTSAMHAFFALPEADRMAISNLNSPHFRGYTRIGDERTGGRSDWRDQIDIGAELPAHRPAPGEPDYWWLEGPNQWPAGHPELRAAALHWIERLSSVAELLLHELLTAIGARPDFYDYAFAGHPHLRLKLVRYPGSAPNGNGQGVGAHKDYGFLTLLLTDSVPGLQVERADGSFLDVPSMPGAFVVNLGELLEVATDGFLKATNHRVVSPPGGRERYSVPFFYNPRLDAHIEPLDFPHAHHAPGATEDPANPLFAEFGRNELKGYLRAHPEVARRHHADLLVS
- a CDS encoding sulfotransferase, giving the protein MSSAPLALTLANLLLRPGFGSRRLPDRTFDRLVATTGQAEGDQQFVDDFRSLLRHWAGDENLTPVGWVSAQAHVRRHLTNRTRIRQLIAEHPEIEREPVEKPVFVVGLPRTATTLTHSVLSLSDEHRCPLLWELLTPDLDAPPRQRQQAVTAARRMVGGIDLFAPRFRDIHPLHAEGPDECTFALPHTVMPLSQARMPEYQAWHYERDFVPDYRHLKQVFQVLQYGRPRRRWVLKSPMHLENLDALRTVFPDATIVWTHRDPVAVVPSFCSLVEHGMAITVRPLDLHGIGATWLELLSRSMARGLASRAAVPREALVDVPYSWLGTDPAAGAPKLYESIGARWTAADAARLPDVTARPKGTRPHRYDLARYGLTRADVESAFADYNSLRAEVDQA
- the trxA gene encoding thioredoxin — encoded protein: MTTVELTKDNFNDVVSKDSFVLIDFWASWCGPCRNFAPVYDKAAENHPDLVFGKVDTEAQQELAATFEITSIPTLMIVREGVVLFSQPGALPAPALEKLIQQAKALDMDEVRSSVAEQSS
- a CDS encoding vitamin K epoxide reductase family protein; the encoded protein is MRSETEAGTEAVVPARTAAAAPAAPSRGYAWVLCVAGAVGLAAAFVLTTDKIKLLQNPNYVPSCNINPIISCGSVMRTAQASVFGFPNSLLGLIGFAVVVATGVGVLGGARYRRWYWLGLQAGTVFGIVLIHWLIGQTLYSIGAVCPYCMVVWAATITLFWYTTLHNLRTGVIPVGRRLQPVVRELNRYHWVVPVLWYAGILLLVLNRFWSYWSTLI
- a CDS encoding GNAT family N-acetyltransferase, whose translation is MTEDSKTSVRLAGTTDAAAIATIHMTSRAATMPYLPPQKRTHDQVTRWVEDVLLKESRTWVAVRDAEILGYAAVEGDLLGYLYLRPDTRRQGVGTLLLEEVKQHSPGGVSLHVFQQNTEARAFYEHHGFTVLDTNDGDRNMENLPDMTLRWTPDNTR
- a CDS encoding NAD(P)/FAD-dependent oxidoreductase, whose amino-acid sequence is MVLGGGPTGENVADRTRAAGLSTAVVESELVGGECSYWACMPSKALLRPAAALAAAQAVAGSREAVTGTLDAAAVLARRDSFASNWKDDGQVSWLEGIGAVLVRGQGRLDGPRRVVVRTPEGGTRVLTARHAVVVCTGSRALLPTDVPGLAEAAPWTSREATSSPVVPRRLVIVGGGVVGVEMAAAWQALGSRVTLLVRGGGLLPRMEPFAGELVAAGLTEAGVIIRTGVSVTSVEREDGVLTVRLDAGDGLEAEELLYATGRAPRTDDLGLETVGLTPGAWLEVDDSCAVRGVEGDWLFAAGDVNHRALLTHQGKYQGRIAGAAIGELAHRRPLDTAAWGAHVATADAAAVPQVVFTEPEAASVGLTAAAAERAGLRIRVVDYDLGRVAGASLQADNYRGQARMVVDEERGCVVGATFVGPGAGELLHAATVAVVGQVPLARLWHAVPSYPTVGEIWLRLLETYRDTSRDAGDTSRDAAE
- a CDS encoding thioredoxin domain-containing protein, producing the protein MANNAKSNNPSKNNPKPGNPSEQQNDRRQRAYEARMREQRSEAIRRRIVLGVSATLVVAIAGGAVWAVNDAKSKKSGSSASAAANAQVVTPANTTGDGTVITYGKADAAHTLTVYEDFRCPICQKFETTDGQAVQQLADNGTYKIDYHVAAFLDDNLGGTGSINALAAAGAALNQSVDDFKKFHDVLYANQPDEQTDGFGNVNTLISLAAKVPGLNMDAFTAAVKANTYMPWAQKVAAQFNTSGVTGTPTLKLDGKALNVFGNSGPITPDQYTAMIKQQIGG